DNA sequence from the Streptomyces sp. MST-110588 genome:
GTGTTGGGGCGGTCCGCCGGACGGCCGGGGCTCTCGAAGTCCAGATGGCCGGCGAGCAGGGCGTGCCCCAGCCGGTTCCAGCCCAGCACCTCGAAACGGCGGCCCAGCGCGAGGGCCGGGACCGTCTCCATGGCGCCGAGCAACTGCCGTACGCCGGGCCGGATCCGGTCGGGGCGCTCGGCGGGGCGGCGTGCGGCCCGTGCCGGACGCGCCAGGTCGCGCAGGTGCACCCGTTCGTCCTGGTCCAGCCGCAGCGCACGGGCGAGCGCGTCCAGCACGCCGTCCGAGGCGTTGTGACTCAGGCCCTGCTCCAGCCGCGTGTAGTACGCCACGCTCACGCCGGCCAGGTGCGCCAGCTCCTCGCGCCGCAGCCCGGGGACGCGGCGGCGGGCCCCGTAGGAGACCAGGCCGACGTCCTGCGGCTGCAGCCGGGCGCGGCGGGTGCGCAGGAAGTTCCCCAGCTCGTTGACCCGTTCGGCGGTTGTGTCCATGACGATCAGTGTGGCGCACCGTACGGCTGTGAGCCTGACCCTGTCGGTACCAGGCTCGGCGCGGGGCGGCAGCCGGTGGGCCGGGCCCGCCCGGAAGGGTGACGGGCGGGTCGGGCTGCGCTGTTCCCAGCGGCATACCGACCGCTTAGTATGCCGAGGGCGCGGCGCCGGGAAGCGCGTTGTGTCCTCCCGCGCCGCCTCCCGCGTACCCGAGGCATGTGGAGGCACCAGGTGAAGGCATGGCGCGTACACGCGAACGGCGAGCCACGTGAGGTGATGCGGCTGGAGGACGTGCCCGATCCCCGGCCCGGCCCCGGGCAGTTGCTGCTGCGCGTACGGGCCGCCAACATCAACTTCCCCGACGCGCTGCTGTGCCGGGGGCAGTACCAGGCACGGCCGCCGCTGCCGTTCACCCCGGGCGTGGAGATCTGCGGCGAGATCCTGGAGGCCGGCCCCGGCGCCACGGGTGAGACCGGGGCAAGGGTGCTGGCCCAGCCCCCGCTGCCCGACGGCGGGTTCGCCGAACTGGCGGTCGTGGCGGCCTCCGGCGTGCTTCCCGCGCCGGACGCCCTGGACGACGCCGAGGCCGCCGCCCTGCACATCGGCTACCAGACGGGCTGGTTCGGGCTGCACCGGCGGGCCCGGCTGCGGGCGGGGGAGACGCTGCTGGTACACGCCGCGGCGGGCGGCGTCGGCAGCGCCGCCGTACAGCTCGGCAAGGCCGCCGGCGCCCGGGTCATCGGCGTGACCGGCGGCCCCGAAAAGGCCCGTGCCGCCCGGGAACTGGGCTGCGACCTGGTGCTGGACCGGCGCGCCGACGACGTCGTCGCGGCCGTCAAGGAGGCGACCGGCGGCCGGGGCGCCGATGTGGTCTACGACCCGGTCGGCGGCGAGGCGTACGCGCAGTCGGCCAGGTGCGTGGCCTTCGAAGGGCGCATCGTGGTCGTCGGGTTCGCCAGTGGCACCATTCCCAGCCCGGCCCTGAATCACGCCCTGGTGAAGAACTACTCGATCCTGGGCCTCCACTGGGGCCTGTACCACCTCCATGACCCGGCCGCGATCGCCGCCTGCCACGAGGAGCTGACCAAGCTCGCGGCCCAGGGCGTCGTCAAGCCGCTGATCGGCGGGCGGGTCCCGCTCGCCGGCGCGGCGCAGGCGGTGCAGCGGGTCGCCGACGGCGCGACCACCGGACGCGTCGTCGTCCTGCCGGGAAGGGAGGAGACGCGATGAGCAGCGGGTCCGGCGAGAGGGGCGCCACCGCGGACGGCCCGGCGGGCGCGGAGGGCCCGACGGACCTGGACGGTCCGCTCGACCCGGACGGTCCGGTCGACCCGGACGGGCTGCGGCGCCGTACCGCCGCGCTGCTGGCCGCGCACCCGCCCGCCACCACCCCCGCCGCCGACTTCCTCCGCGCCCGCTTCGACGCCGGACTGGCCTGGATCCACTACCCGCGAGGACTCGGCGGACTCGACGCCCCCCGGGCCCTGCAAGCCGTCGTGGACGCCGAGTTGACGGCCGCCGGCGCGCCGGACAACAACCCGCGGCGGATCGGCATCGGCCTGGGCATGGCCGCCCCCACCATCCTGCGCTTCGGCACCGAGGAGCAGAAGCGGCGCTTCCTGCGGCCCCTGTGGACCGGCGAGGAGGTGTGGTGCCAGTTGTTCAGTGAGCCCGGCGCCGGGTCCGACCTCGCGGCCCTGGCCACCCGGGCCGTCCGGGAGGGGGACACCTGGATCGTCGACGGCCAGAAGGTCTGGACCTCCAGCGCCCACCAGGCCCGCTGGGGCATCCTCCTGGCCCGTACCGACCCCGCTCTGCCCAAGCACCGGGGCATCAGCTACTTCGTCTGCGACATGACCGACGGCGGCGTGGAGGTACGGCCGCTGCGCCAGATCACCGGGGAAGCCGAGTTCAACGAGGTCTTCCTGACCGGTGTCCGCATCCCCGACACCTGCCGCATCGGGGACGTCGGCGAGGGCTGGCGGGTGGCGCGGACGACCCTGATGAACGAACGGATGGCGATCGGCGGCACCCGCCTGCCCCGCGAGAACGCCCGGGACTCCGCCGAGGGCCGCACCGGCATGATCGGGGTCGCCGCCACGGCCTGGCGCGAGCGCCCCGAACTGCGCACCCACGACCTCCACCAGCGCCTGCTGCGCCTGTGGGTGGAGGCCGAGGCCGCCCGGCTGACGGGGGAACGGCTGCGCCAGCAGCTCGCCCAGGGGCAGCCGGGCCCGGAAGGCAGCGGCATGAAACTGGCCTTCGCCCGGCTGGCCCAGGAAATCAGCGGCTGGGAGGTGGAGTTCCTGGCCGGGGACGGGCTCACCTACGACGACTGGACGCTGCGCCGGCCCGACGGCGTGGACTTCACCGCACGCGGGGCCGGCTACCGCTATCTGCGGGCCAAAGGCAACTCCATCGAGGGAGGCACCTCCGAAGTGCTGCTCAACATCGTCGCCGAACGCGTCCTGGGCCTGCCGCCCGAGCCACGCGCGGACAAGGACGCCGCCTGGAAGGACCTGCCCCGATGAGCGCGCCGGCCCCGGCCCGCGCGGCGGGTTCCGCGACGGCGGCCGGAGGGGACCTGCTGTACTCCCGGGACGAGGAGGACCTGCGCGCCGCCGTGCGGGCGCTGCTGACGGCGCGCTGTACGCCGTCCGAGGTGCTGGCCGCGGCCGAGTCGGGCCGCCCCTACGCCGCCGAGGTGTGGAACTCCCTGGCCGGCGGCATGGGCGCGGCCGGGCTGCTGGTCCCCGAGGAGCACGGCGGGCAGGGCGCGAGCGCCCGGGAGGCGGCCGTGGTCCTGGAGGAACTGGGCCGCGCGGTGGCGCCGGTGCCGTACCTGACCAGTGCGGTGCTCGCCGTGACGGCGCTGCTGGCCTGCGCGGCGGACCGGTGTCCGCCGGCCGCGGCGCTGCTCGCCCAACTGGCCCGGGGCGAGCGGATCGGCGTGCTCGCGGTGCCGCTGTCCACCGCGCCGGGCGAGATGCCGCCGTTCTCCGTACGGGCCGGCGCGGACGGCACGCTGAGCGGAGTGGTGCGGCAGGTGGCGGACGCCGCCGCGGCGGACGTCCTGCTCGTCCCCGCTCAGGGGCCGCACGGCCCGGGGCTCTTCGCGGTGAGTACCGGTCCCGAGGTGGTTTCCGACGCCGGGTGCGGTACGGCGGACGGCGTACGGGTCGAGCCCGTGACCCCGCTCGACCTCACCCGCCCCCTGGCCCGGATCACCCTGGACCGGGCCCGCGGACGGCTGCTGGCCGGCCCGCAGGAGGCCCGCCGGGCCGTCGGCGAGGCCCTGCTGACCGGCGCCGGGCTGCTCGCCTCCGAACAGCTCGGCATCGCCGAGTGGTGCCTGGAGGAGACGGTGCGCTACACCTGCGGGCGCCGGCAGTTCGGCCGTCCCGTCGGCTCGTTCCAGGCACTCAAACACCGGATGGCGGCCCTGTGGCTGGAGGTCGCCGCGGCCCGGGCGGCGGCCCGCAGTGCCGCCGACGCGCTGGCCACCGGCAGTCCGGACGCGCCGCTGGCCGTCGCGGTGGCCCAGGCGTACTGCGCGCCGGTCGCCGTCCACGCGGCCCAGGAATGCGTCCAGATGCACGGAGGTATCGGTATGACCTGGGAGCATCCGGCCCATCTGTTCCTCAAGCGCGCCAAGAGCGACGAGATCGCCCTGGGCACGCCGGGCCGGCACCGCGCCGCCCTGAGTACGCTGGCCGATCTGCCCGCTCCGTGAGCGGGCCAGGAGCACGAGCGAGGTGACATCCGGCGCGTTCCCCGGCTTTTCCGGTGAGCGGCTGCGGGAACCCGTCCCCGCGTACACCGCCCGGCGGCCGGTCCGGCTGCCGGGCCCGGGAAGGGAACTGGCGCCGCGCCAGGTGAGGCGGCGTCAGGCCCGGTCATCGGGGAGCGTAAGAAGTTATGTCGACAAAGCGCGATTCGGGTAGCGTCGTGGCCATGAAGATCGCACACCGTCGCACGCCGCTCGGGCCGGTACTGGCCGTTGCCGCCGCTCTCCTGGCGCTGATAACCGCCATGGGCCCCGGCGCGTACGCCGCCGGAGGGCTCGACGATGCCGCGCGGGCCCTGAGGAAGGGCCCGGTGTACGTGGATCCGAGAGCCTCCGACCAGCTCTCCTCGGCCGACGCCGACGCGCTGGCGAAGAAGATCCACGACGCCGGCAAACCGGTCTTCGTCGCCGTGCTGCCCCGGGCCGCGGAGTTCGACCCCGCGACCCTGCTGCGGGACCTGCGGACCAAGGTCGGCATCAGGGGCGTCTACGCCGTCCAGATCGGCAACGGGTTCAATGCCGGGGCCGACCCCAAGGTGCTGTCACCCAACGCGCTGCAAAACCTCGTCGGGTCGGTCAAGCGGTCCCGGTACGCCACCACCGGCGAGCGCTTGAACAGCTTCGTCGACACCGCGGACCGGGAGGCGGCCGGCCACACCCCGTCGTCCTGGTCCGGTTCCGGTGACGACGAGGGGCTGGGCGCGGGCGCGGCCATCGGCCTGGGGGCGCTGGTCGTGGTCGGCGGCGGCGGTGCCTACGCGCTGCACCGCCGCAACCGCAAGAAGAAGGCCGAGGAGGAGCGGGCCGCCCTGGAATCCCTGCGGGTCGTGGTGGACGAGGACATCACCGCCTTCGGCGAGGAACTGGACCGGCTGGACTTCAACCCCGGTGAGCCCGGGGCCGACGACGCGATGCGCTCCGACTACAGCCACGCCCTGGATGCGTACGAGAACGCCAAGACGGCGATGGCCCAGGCCAAGCGTCCCGACGACGTCCAGGGGGTCACCAGGGCCCTGGAGGACGGCCGGTTCGCACTGGCCACGCTGGCGGCCCGCCGCGAGGGCAAGCCGCTGCCCGAACGCCGGGTGCCCTGCTTCTTCGACCCCCGGCACGGGCCCTCCGTCGCCGACGCGCAGTGGGCCCCGCCCGGTGGCGCGCCGCGTACGGTGCCGGTCTGCGCGGCCGACCGGACACGGCTGGAGGAGGGGCTGGAGCCGATGGCCCGTACGGTCCAGACCGCCGACGGAGCGCGGCCCTACTGGGACGCGGGTCCGGCCTACGGCCCCTGGGCGGGCGGCTACTTCGGCGGCGGCCTGCTGCCGGGGCTCCTGGTGGGCACCATGCTCGGCAGCGTCCTGATGGCGCCCTCCGCCTACGCCTCCGACTTCGGCGGCGGGGTGGGCGGCGGACCCGAGGGCGGCGATGTCTCCGGCGACTTCAACCCGGAGGATTTCTCCGGCGGGTTCGGTGGCGGTGACGCGGGCGGCGGGTTCGACGGTGGCGGCTTCGGCGGTGGTGACTCGGGCGGCGGGTTCGGCGGCGGCGACTGGTGAGGGGGCGGCCGTGAGGGGGCGGCCGTGAAGGAGCGGCTGTGAGCGGTGGTCTTGGGGCCGGCGTCGCCCGACCGCTCACCGTACGCGCTTGACGCCCAGGAACCGCGCGTAGCGCTCCCGCGCCGCGAAGTGCGCGTAGGACCACACCACGGGCCGGCCGGCCTCCTGGCACAGGTGCAGGACCCGGCCGGGCCCGCAGTGCAGGCCCACATGGGCCCCGTACCCCGGCGGCCGTCCCGGCACCGCACCACCGTCGAACAGCACCAGGTCCAGCGGGAGCGGGGCGCAGACCCGGACGGTGGCCCGGGTGTCCGCCCACAGCTCCGCGGACCGCAGCGGCGGCACCGTGCGCCCGAAGTGGCGCAGCACCGCGTAGGCATGGCGCTGGCAGTTGGCGCCGTCCGCGACCCCGCCGGGCCCCGGCGCTCCCGGGTGGCGGGCTCCCGCGTACGGGACCTCGCGCAGGTGGCCGGGCAGGCGGTCCAGGGACAGCGACCGGGGTGGCGGAACGGGTGCCGGGTGATGACTCATCGGTTCATCATGACCGGAATTCCGGGTGGCCGAAGAGGGAAAGCGCGGGCGCACAGAGATGACGCCGGCGCGCGCACCGTATGGCCGTACAGCTCGTCGGGAAAGGGACGGGGCCGGCCCGGAAACGTCTTTCCGGGCCGGCCGGACATCACTCGTTGACGCAGGTGTTACCAAAGGCCGGGTTCAGCAGACCGATGATGTCGACGGTGTTGCCGCAAATGTTGATCGGAATGCCGACCGGAATCTGTACGATGTTGCCGCTCAGGACGCCGGGGGAGTTGACCGCAGCTCCATAGGACAGGGCGCCGCTGGCGCCTCCCCCTTCGTCGTCGGCGGTGGCCGCTCCTGCAGTGCCGAGAAGAACGGCACAACCGGCGGCGGCAATGGACGTGGCACGGATGAATCGCTTCATCGGCACACTCATTTCTCTCGATGAGACAAGACGCCCCGGTCAACGACGCCGACCGGTCAAGGTTCCGCGTGAGGCTCCATCCGTGTTCCCCCCGGCCTGCGGCTCCTTGCGCGCGCGCCGCGCGCCCGCGTGACTTCCTTGTGGCGTCCCGGGGAAATGTCCCCCAAGCGGCGTGCCGGATTTGTAGATGTTCGTCCTACCTGTCACGGTTCATCGTGTTGTGTCACCGGTTACCAGGAGGCATCGAACCGTGCATGAGTCGTCGAGACGCGTCCGGCGCGTCGCGTTGTGCGCTGCGGTGTCCCTGGTCGCGACGGCCGGACTGTCCGCCGCCACGCGCGGGCCCCGGGAAGCCCC
Encoded proteins:
- a CDS encoding helix-turn-helix transcriptional regulator, which gives rise to MDTTAERVNELGNFLRTRRARLQPQDVGLVSYGARRRVPGLRREELAHLAGVSVAYYTRLEQGLSHNASDGVLDALARALRLDQDERVHLRDLARPARAARRPAERPDRIRPGVRQLLGAMETVPALALGRRFEVLGWNRLGHALLAGHLDFESPGRPADRPNTQRLLFLDPHTRELYPDREQETRRAVASLRVAAGRYPEDRQLAELIGELTMKSTEFSGLWARHPVSNCTFGVKSFHHPLVGDLRLEFEMTHTPDGSGQGLLMFSAAAGSPSEAALRLLAAQSVPERRVLERQRP
- a CDS encoding NADPH:quinone oxidoreductase family protein; the protein is MKAWRVHANGEPREVMRLEDVPDPRPGPGQLLLRVRAANINFPDALLCRGQYQARPPLPFTPGVEICGEILEAGPGATGETGARVLAQPPLPDGGFAELAVVAASGVLPAPDALDDAEAAALHIGYQTGWFGLHRRARLRAGETLLVHAAAGGVGSAAVQLGKAAGARVIGVTGGPEKARAARELGCDLVLDRRADDVVAAVKEATGGRGADVVYDPVGGEAYAQSARCVAFEGRIVVVGFASGTIPSPALNHALVKNYSILGLHWGLYHLHDPAAIAACHEELTKLAAQGVVKPLIGGRVPLAGAAQAVQRVADGATTGRVVVLPGREETR
- a CDS encoding acyl-CoA dehydrogenase family protein, with amino-acid sequence MSSGSGERGATADGPAGAEGPTDLDGPLDPDGPVDPDGLRRRTAALLAAHPPATTPAADFLRARFDAGLAWIHYPRGLGGLDAPRALQAVVDAELTAAGAPDNNPRRIGIGLGMAAPTILRFGTEEQKRRFLRPLWTGEEVWCQLFSEPGAGSDLAALATRAVREGDTWIVDGQKVWTSSAHQARWGILLARTDPALPKHRGISYFVCDMTDGGVEVRPLRQITGEAEFNEVFLTGVRIPDTCRIGDVGEGWRVARTTLMNERMAIGGTRLPRENARDSAEGRTGMIGVAATAWRERPELRTHDLHQRLLRLWVEAEAARLTGERLRQQLAQGQPGPEGSGMKLAFARLAQEISGWEVEFLAGDGLTYDDWTLRRPDGVDFTARGAGYRYLRAKGNSIEGGTSEVLLNIVAERVLGLPPEPRADKDAAWKDLPR
- a CDS encoding acyl-CoA dehydrogenase family protein, translating into MSAPAPARAAGSATAAGGDLLYSRDEEDLRAAVRALLTARCTPSEVLAAAESGRPYAAEVWNSLAGGMGAAGLLVPEEHGGQGASAREAAVVLEELGRAVAPVPYLTSAVLAVTALLACAADRCPPAAALLAQLARGERIGVLAVPLSTAPGEMPPFSVRAGADGTLSGVVRQVADAAAADVLLVPAQGPHGPGLFAVSTGPEVVSDAGCGTADGVRVEPVTPLDLTRPLARITLDRARGRLLAGPQEARRAVGEALLTGAGLLASEQLGIAEWCLEETVRYTCGRRQFGRPVGSFQALKHRMAALWLEVAAARAAARSAADALATGSPDAPLAVAVAQAYCAPVAVHAAQECVQMHGGIGMTWEHPAHLFLKRAKSDEIALGTPGRHRAALSTLADLPAP
- a CDS encoding cell wall hydrolase, with protein sequence MSHHPAPVPPPRSLSLDRLPGHLREVPYAGARHPGAPGPGGVADGANCQRHAYAVLRHFGRTVPPLRSAELWADTRATVRVCAPLPLDLVLFDGGAVPGRPPGYGAHVGLHCGPGRVLHLCQEAGRPVVWSYAHFAARERYARFLGVKRVR
- a CDS encoding chaplin, producing MKRFIRATSIAAAGCAVLLGTAGAATADDEGGGASGALSYGAAVNSPGVLSGNIVQIPVGIPINICGNTVDIIGLLNPAFGNTCVNE